In Moorena sp. SIOASIH, the following proteins share a genomic window:
- a CDS encoding type II toxin-antitoxin system prevent-host-death family antitoxin, giving the protein MEKLTVTAAQNDLINLVESVTEENKVYEIEISNGSAVLISRKNYESLQETLELLSIPGMRESLQRSLEQITNKETYSLDEVLGDID; this is encoded by the coding sequence ATGGAAAAGCTGACAGTTACTGCTGCCCAAAACGATTTAATTAACCTAGTTGAATCAGTCACAGAAGAAAACAAAGTTTATGAGATAGAGATTTCTAATGGTTCTGCTGTTTTAATTTCTAGAAAAAACTATGAAAGCTTACAAGAAACCTTAGAATTACTTTCAATCCCTGGAATGAGGGAAAGCCTACAAAGATCCCTTGAACAAATAACCAATAAGGAAACCTACTCCCTAGATGAAGTCTTGGGAGACATTGATTGA
- a CDS encoding DUF433 domain-containing protein: MEIQDYFDFLASDDIRIKGSRIGIESVLYEYIYRARTPEEITQQFETITLEQVHATILYYLHNKEEVSAYLGDWLEFCRQQREEQKQNPSPARQRFRQLKAEAPLERESSESTSAV; encoded by the coding sequence ATGGAAATCCAAGACTACTTCGACTTCCTAGCCTCTGACGACATTCGCATCAAAGGTAGCCGCATTGGTATCGAAAGCGTCCTCTACGAATATATCTATCGCGCCAGAACCCCTGAAGAAATTACCCAACAATTTGAGACAATTACCCTGGAACAAGTCCATGCCACTATTCTCTACTATCTACACAACAAAGAAGAGGTCAGCGCTTACTTAGGTGACTGGCTAGAGTTTTGCCGTCAACAACGAGAAGAACAAAAACAAAATCCTTCTCCTGCACGGCAAAGGTTCCGGCAATTGAAAGCAGAAGCCCCTCTGGAGCGAGAGTCATCCGAATCGACGAGCGCTGTATGA